One genomic window of Melanotaenia boesemani isolate fMelBoe1 chromosome 20, fMelBoe1.pri, whole genome shotgun sequence includes the following:
- the jdp2a gene encoding jun dimerization protein 2 isoform X2, translating to MKLPWAFSAVVKTKSDTMPGQIPDPSVTAGSLPSLGPLAGISATTLTDKLKFGDLQEFGTMLSPLHFLDSLGKRPLVIKTEKDEEEERRKRRREKNKVAAARCRNKKKERTDYLQKESERLEMLNSDLKTQIEELKLERQQLILLLNRHRPTCIVRTDSIKTPDSEVNPLLQQLEAK from the exons ATGAAATTACCATGGGCTTTCTCAG CTGTGGTCAAGACCAAGTCTGACACGATGCCAGGACAAATCCCAGATCCCTCTGTGACAGCAGGCTCCCTGCCCAGTCTAGGCCCACTGGCTGGGATCTCAGCCACCACACTGACTGACAAGCTCAAATTTGGCGACCTCCAGGAGTTTGGGACAATGCTGTCACCCCTGCATTTCCTGGACAGTCTGGGGAAGAGGCCTCTAGTTATCAAAACAGAG aaagatgaagaggaagagaggaggaaacGAAGGcgagagaaaaacaaagtggcTGCAGCTCGATGTcggaacaaaaagaaagagaggacaGACTATCTACAAAAG gagtCAGAAAGACTAGAGATGTTAAACTCTGACCTTAAAACACAGATTGAGGAGCTGAAGCTTGAGAGACAGCAGTTGATCCTCTTGCTTAACCGTCACCGACCCACATGTATTGTCAGGACAGACAGTATCAAAACCCCGGACAGCGAGGTGAACCCtctcctgcagcagctggaggccAAGTGA
- the jdp2a gene encoding jun dimerization protein 2 isoform X3, which translates to MPGQIPDPSVTAGSLPSLGPLAGISATTLTDKLKFGDLQEFGTMLSPLHFLDSLGKRPLVIKTEKDEEEERRKRRREKNKVAAARCRNKKKERTDYLQKESERLEMLNSDLKTQIEELKLERQQLILLLNRHRPTCIVRTDSIKTPDSEVNPLLQQLEAK; encoded by the exons ATGCCAGGACAAATCCCAGATCCCTCTGTGACAGCAGGCTCCCTGCCCAGTCTAGGCCCACTGGCTGGGATCTCAGCCACCACACTGACTGACAAGCTCAAATTTGGCGACCTCCAGGAGTTTGGGACAATGCTGTCACCCCTGCATTTCCTGGACAGTCTGGGGAAGAGGCCTCTAGTTATCAAAACAGAG aaagatgaagaggaagagaggaggaaacGAAGGcgagagaaaaacaaagtggcTGCAGCTCGATGTcggaacaaaaagaaagagaggacaGACTATCTACAAAAG gagtCAGAAAGACTAGAGATGTTAAACTCTGACCTTAAAACACAGATTGAGGAGCTGAAGCTTGAGAGACAGCAGTTGATCCTCTTGCTTAACCGTCACCGACCCACATGTATTGTCAGGACAGACAGTATCAAAACCCCGGACAGCGAGGTGAACCCtctcctgcagcagctggaggccAAGTGA
- the jdp2a gene encoding jun dimerization protein 2 isoform X1 produces MQRFPLFKIYSRPSADQKKGHLLHLGSKSAVVKTKSDTMPGQIPDPSVTAGSLPSLGPLAGISATTLTDKLKFGDLQEFGTMLSPLHFLDSLGKRPLVIKTEKDEEEERRKRRREKNKVAAARCRNKKKERTDYLQKESERLEMLNSDLKTQIEELKLERQQLILLLNRHRPTCIVRTDSIKTPDSEVNPLLQQLEAK; encoded by the exons ATGCAACGATttccactttttaaaatctaCTCTCGACCCTCGGCTGACCAGAAGAAAGGACATTTGTTGCACCTGGGATCGAAGTCAG CTGTGGTCAAGACCAAGTCTGACACGATGCCAGGACAAATCCCAGATCCCTCTGTGACAGCAGGCTCCCTGCCCAGTCTAGGCCCACTGGCTGGGATCTCAGCCACCACACTGACTGACAAGCTCAAATTTGGCGACCTCCAGGAGTTTGGGACAATGCTGTCACCCCTGCATTTCCTGGACAGTCTGGGGAAGAGGCCTCTAGTTATCAAAACAGAG aaagatgaagaggaagagaggaggaaacGAAGGcgagagaaaaacaaagtggcTGCAGCTCGATGTcggaacaaaaagaaagagaggacaGACTATCTACAAAAG gagtCAGAAAGACTAGAGATGTTAAACTCTGACCTTAAAACACAGATTGAGGAGCTGAAGCTTGAGAGACAGCAGTTGATCCTCTTGCTTAACCGTCACCGACCCACATGTATTGTCAGGACAGACAGTATCAAAACCCCGGACAGCGAGGTGAACCCtctcctgcagcagctggaggccAAGTGA